One part of the Bacillus sp. FJAT-45350 genome encodes these proteins:
- a CDS encoding thiamine pyrophosphate-dependent dehydrogenase E1 component subunit alpha, translating to MTENRHQALGLSDDTVMNMFETMLLARKIDERMWLLNRAGKIPFVISCQGQEAAQVGAAFALDTEKDYILPYYRDMGVVLTFGMTARELMLSAFAKAEDPNSGGRQMPGHFGQKKNRIVTGSSPVTTQVPHAVGIALAGKMEGKDLVTFTTFGEGSSNQGDFHEGANFAGVHKLPVIFMCENNKYAISVPIEKQLACEKVSDRAIGYGMPGVTVDGNDPLAVYEAVKEAADRGRRGEGPSLVETVSYRLTPHSSDDDDRAYRSQEEVAEAKKKDAIFTFATYLRDVGLLTEELEKEMNDRIAKIVNEATEYAENAPYEKPEHALKHVYAE from the coding sequence ATGACAGAAAACCGACATCAGGCACTTGGTTTATCCGACGACACGGTTATGAATATGTTTGAAACAATGCTACTAGCGAGAAAAATTGATGAGCGTATGTGGCTATTAAATCGTGCAGGAAAAATACCATTTGTGATTTCTTGTCAGGGGCAAGAAGCTGCTCAAGTAGGTGCAGCATTTGCTTTAGATACTGAGAAAGACTATATTTTACCATATTATCGTGATATGGGAGTTGTTCTTACTTTTGGTATGACTGCACGTGAATTAATGCTATCTGCATTTGCGAAAGCAGAAGATCCAAACTCAGGTGGAAGACAAATGCCCGGACATTTCGGACAAAAGAAAAATAGAATTGTTACTGGTTCTTCTCCTGTTACAACTCAAGTACCTCATGCGGTTGGAATTGCGTTGGCAGGAAAGATGGAAGGAAAAGACTTAGTGACCTTTACAACGTTTGGTGAAGGATCTTCTAACCAAGGGGACTTCCATGAGGGGGCAAACTTTGCAGGGGTTCATAAGCTTCCAGTAATTTTCATGTGTGAGAACAATAAATATGCAATTTCTGTACCGATTGAGAAGCAATTAGCTTGTGAAAAGGTTTCTGACCGTGCGATTGGATACGGTATGCCTGGTGTAACAGTAGATGGTAACGACCCATTGGCAGTCTATGAGGCAGTTAAAGAAGCGGCAGACCGTGGACGAAGAGGAGAAGGACCATCATTGGTTGAAACAGTATCTTATCGTTTAACACCTCACTCAAGTGATGATGATGATAGGGCGTATCGTTCTCAAGAAGAAGTAGCTGAAGCGAAGAAGAAAGATGCTATCTTTACTTTTGCTACGTATTTACGTGATGTTGGTTTATTAACTGAAGAACTAGAAAAAGAAATGAATGATAGAATTGCAAAAATCGTAAACGAAGCTACAGAGTATGCTGAGAATGCGCCTTACGAAAAACCGGAACATGCATTAAAGCATGTATATGCCGAGTAA
- a CDS encoding alpha-ketoacid dehydrogenase subunit beta produces MAIISYIEAVTLALREEMERDQKVFVLGEDVGARGGVFRATNGLYEQFGEDRVMDTPLAESAIVGVGVGAAMYGMRPVAEIQFADFIMPAVNQIVSEAARIRYRSNNDWSCPMVIRAPYGGGVHGALYHSQSVEAMFSGVPGLKIVMPSTPYDVKGLLKAAIRDEDPVLFFEHKRAYRLIKGEVPEDDYTLPIGKADVKREGDDITVITYGLAVHFALQAAEKLEKDGVSVHVLDLRTIYPLDQESIIEAAKKTGKVLLITEDNKEGSIISEVSAIISENCLFDLDAPIRRLAGPDVPAMPYAPTMEKYFMINPDKVEKAMRDLAEF; encoded by the coding sequence ATGGCAATTATTTCATATATAGAAGCTGTTACGTTAGCATTACGTGAAGAGATGGAACGGGACCAGAAAGTATTTGTATTAGGTGAAGACGTTGGAGCACGCGGAGGTGTTTTCCGTGCGACAAACGGATTATATGAACAGTTTGGGGAAGACCGAGTGATGGATACACCATTAGCGGAATCTGCAATTGTCGGGGTTGGAGTTGGTGCTGCTATGTACGGAATGCGTCCAGTAGCTGAGATTCAATTTGCCGATTTTATTATGCCAGCAGTGAACCAAATTGTCAGTGAAGCAGCGCGTATCCGCTACCGTTCAAATAATGATTGGAGTTGTCCGATGGTTATTCGTGCTCCTTATGGCGGTGGTGTACATGGTGCACTTTACCATTCACAATCTGTTGAAGCGATGTTCTCAGGTGTTCCGGGCTTGAAAATTGTTATGCCTTCTACCCCTTATGACGTTAAAGGATTATTAAAGGCAGCAATACGAGACGAAGATCCAGTTCTTTTCTTTGAGCACAAACGAGCGTACCGTTTAATTAAAGGAGAAGTACCAGAAGATGATTATACTCTTCCAATTGGAAAGGCCGATGTGAAGCGTGAAGGTGATGACATTACGGTGATTACCTATGGTTTAGCAGTACATTTTGCTTTACAAGCAGCAGAAAAACTTGAAAAAGATGGAGTTTCTGTTCATGTATTAGACCTTCGTACAATATATCCGCTAGACCAAGAAAGTATCATAGAAGCGGCTAAAAAGACAGGTAAAGTTCTATTAATTACGGAAGACAATAAGGAAGGTAGCATCATAAGTGAAGTTTCAGCAATTATTAGTGAGAACTGTCTTTTTGATTTAGATGCGCCAATTCGAAGACTCGCAGGTCCAGATGTACCGGCAATGCCATACGCTCCAACTATGGAAAAGTATTTTATGATTAATCCAGATAAAGTTGAGAAGGCAATGCGTGATCTAGCAGAATTTTAA
- the lpdA gene encoding dihydrolipoyl dehydrogenase → MSQEYDLVILGGGTGGYVAAIRASQLGLKVAVVEKEKLGGTCLHKGCIPSKALLRSAEVYATTKRSEEFGVTTGEVSFNFIKVQERKQKIIDQLHKGVEHLMKKGKIDVYEGIGRILGPSIFSPTPGTISVEMNNGEENQMLIPKNVIIATGSKPRSLPGLTIDGTNVLSSDEALKLEELPESIIIVGGGVIGIEWASMLADFGVKVTVLEYGKHIIPTEDEEISKEARRLLKRKGVKIQTGVQVKGDSLVASAEGVSIKAEKNGEELEFTAEKMLVSVGRSANIDGIGLENTDIVVDKGVIETNEFYQTKESHIYAIGDVIGGMQLAHVASHEGIVAVEHLSNNNPEPIDYTLISTCIYSHPEIASVGLSEKEAIEKGYEVKTGKFNFKGIGKALVYGESDGFVKFVVDKKTDDLLGVHMIGPHVTDMISEAAIAKVLDAANWEVAHTIHPHPTLSEVMGEAALAVDGKAIHS, encoded by the coding sequence ATGTCACAAGAATACGATCTTGTCATACTAGGTGGAGGAACAGGTGGCTATGTAGCTGCAATTAGAGCATCACAATTAGGATTAAAGGTAGCTGTTGTTGAAAAGGAAAAATTAGGAGGTACGTGTCTACACAAAGGGTGTATTCCTAGTAAGGCTTTACTTAGAAGTGCGGAAGTCTATGCAACGACAAAGCGTTCTGAAGAATTTGGTGTGACTACAGGTGAAGTTTCGTTTAACTTTATCAAAGTACAAGAGCGTAAGCAAAAAATCATTGACCAATTACATAAAGGTGTCGAACACCTTATGAAGAAAGGAAAAATTGACGTATATGAAGGAATTGGTCGTATTTTAGGGCCGTCAATTTTTTCACCTACTCCAGGGACAATTTCTGTTGAAATGAACAATGGAGAAGAAAATCAAATGTTAATTCCGAAAAACGTTATTATTGCTACAGGTTCAAAACCGCGTTCATTACCAGGTTTAACAATTGATGGAACAAATGTTTTATCTTCTGATGAAGCTCTTAAGCTAGAGGAATTACCTGAGTCAATCATCATTGTTGGTGGAGGGGTAATTGGAATTGAGTGGGCTTCAATGCTGGCAGATTTTGGTGTAAAGGTAACTGTTCTAGAGTATGGTAAACACATTATTCCAACAGAAGATGAAGAAATTTCAAAAGAAGCGAGACGTCTATTAAAGCGTAAGGGCGTTAAAATACAAACAGGTGTACAAGTAAAAGGAGATTCACTTGTTGCTAGTGCTGAAGGCGTATCAATTAAGGCAGAGAAAAACGGTGAAGAGTTAGAATTCACTGCAGAAAAAATGCTAGTTTCGGTTGGGCGCTCTGCAAATATTGATGGTATTGGTTTAGAGAACACAGATATCGTTGTGGATAAAGGTGTTATTGAAACAAATGAGTTTTATCAAACAAAAGAAAGTCACATCTATGCAATTGGTGATGTTATCGGTGGTATGCAATTAGCTCACGTTGCGTCACATGAAGGTATCGTTGCAGTAGAGCATTTATCAAATAATAACCCAGAGCCAATTGACTATACACTTATCTCTACTTGTATCTATAGCCATCCAGAGATTGCAAGCGTTGGACTATCAGAAAAAGAAGCAATTGAAAAAGGTTATGAAGTGAAAACAGGTAAATTCAATTTTAAAGGAATTGGTAAAGCACTTGTTTATGGTGAATCAGATGGTTTTGTTAAGTTTGTTGTGGATAAGAAAACAGATGATTTATTAGGCGTTCATATGATTGGGCCTCACGTAACAGATATGATTAGTGAAGCTGCAATTGCAAAGGTACTAGATGCAGCCAATTGGGAAGTGGCTCATACAATTCACCCACATCCAACTTTATCAGAGGTAATGGGAGAAGCAGCATTGGCTGTTGATGGGAAAGCAATACATTCATAG
- a CDS encoding ATP-binding protein, with protein sequence MNKIVNIPIKWKITGLSFGIVAFSLLIIGIILLGYTTEIKEEELSHRALITAQLVAQNSTVQQNIQEENAADILQPIVERMRVINEHDYIVVLNMERIRLTHPIQDRLYTPFVGGDEDPAFSDHIYISKAQANAVTTVRAFAPIKLDREQVGVVVVGNVLPTVSQLLNEFANTAFVIVLITTLFGVWGAWLLANHIKKQTFEMEPEQLARVLVERTATFNAIHEGVIAINEDERVTVINEAAKKMLNIKRSIIGEKIQDVIPDTRLPEILKIGKPVFQREFYVQNKAILSNRIPITVADKTVGAVAIFQDKTEVNRLAKELTGVQAFVDALRVQNHEYSNKLHTIAGLIQLDEGKKALEYIFELEEEHMGLSRVIMQKIHDDSIAGLLLGKISRSKELGINLHVDNNSSFVNYPEGITLHDLVVILGNLIDNSFDALIEFASEEEKDVYILIKEKEEELVIEVSDNGMGMNEILQEKVFTRGFSTKEKEGRGIGLFLAHSIVERVEGTISIDSVYKEGTTITIILPMKRRGGTYDKG encoded by the coding sequence ATGAATAAGATTGTAAATATACCTATTAAATGGAAAATAACAGGCTTATCCTTTGGGATTGTTGCTTTTTCCTTATTAATTATAGGAATTATATTATTAGGGTACACAACTGAAATAAAAGAAGAAGAGCTTTCACATAGAGCCTTGATTACTGCACAGCTTGTAGCACAAAACTCGACTGTGCAACAAAATATTCAAGAGGAAAATGCAGCAGATATATTACAGCCAATTGTTGAACGGATGCGTGTTATTAATGAGCATGACTATATAGTTGTATTGAATATGGAGAGAATTCGTCTTACTCATCCAATACAAGATAGGCTGTACACCCCTTTTGTTGGAGGAGATGAAGATCCTGCTTTTTCAGACCATATTTATATTTCAAAAGCACAAGCAAATGCTGTAACAACAGTCCGTGCTTTTGCACCAATTAAACTAGACAGGGAGCAGGTTGGTGTAGTTGTAGTTGGAAACGTATTACCAACTGTTTCGCAGCTACTGAATGAGTTTGCAAATACAGCCTTTGTCATTGTCCTTATTACAACGTTATTTGGCGTTTGGGGTGCATGGCTGTTAGCAAACCATATAAAAAAACAAACATTCGAAATGGAACCTGAACAATTAGCTCGAGTCCTTGTAGAAAGAACAGCTACCTTTAATGCCATACATGAAGGAGTTATAGCAATTAATGAGGATGAAAGAGTTACAGTTATTAATGAAGCAGCTAAGAAAATGCTAAATATCAAGAGAAGTATCATTGGAGAAAAAATTCAAGATGTCATTCCTGATACACGATTACCTGAAATATTAAAAATTGGGAAGCCTGTCTTTCAGCGTGAGTTCTATGTTCAGAATAAAGCGATTTTGAGTAACCGTATTCCTATTACAGTTGCTGATAAAACGGTAGGGGCAGTTGCGATTTTCCAGGATAAAACAGAAGTAAATCGTTTAGCGAAAGAATTGACAGGTGTACAAGCGTTTGTGGATGCTCTACGTGTTCAAAATCATGAATATTCCAATAAACTTCATACAATTGCTGGATTAATTCAGCTGGATGAAGGAAAAAAAGCGTTAGAGTATATTTTTGAGTTAGAAGAGGAACATATGGGCTTATCAAGGGTAATTATGCAAAAAATACATGATGATAGTATTGCTGGATTACTGCTTGGGAAAATAAGTAGAAGTAAAGAGCTTGGAATTAACTTACATGTTGATAATAATAGTTCCTTTGTAAATTACCCAGAAGGAATCACGCTACATGATTTAGTCGTAATTCTTGGAAATTTGATTGACAACAGCTTTGACGCGCTCATAGAGTTTGCTAGTGAAGAAGAAAAGGATGTATATATACTAATAAAGGAAAAAGAAGAGGAGCTTGTCATCGAGGTTTCAGATAATGGAATGGGAATGAATGAAATACTTCAAGAGAAAGTATTTACTAGGGGCTTCTCAACAAAAGAAAAAGAAGGCAGAGGAATTGGGTTATTCTTAGCTCATTCTATCGTTGAACGAGTAGAAGGAACAATTTCAATTGATAGTGTGTACAAAGAGGGTACAACAATTACAATAATTCTACCGATGAAGAGGCGGGGAGGTACTTATGACAAAGGCTAA
- a CDS encoding metal ABC transporter solute-binding protein, Zn/Mn family: MKIKASLFAIMLVLSTFLAACGGQEEVQEDTSAHEIEEVEALELFTTIFPLEDFANKIGGEFVNVTNLVPVGADAHTFEPTAREMIEVAEGDIFIYNGAGMEGFADALIETISNEDVLIVKATEGIELIDYDHDHGHDHDDHGHEHDDHGHDHDDHGHEHDDHGHDHDDHGHEHDDHGHDHDDHGHEHDDHGHDHDDHGHEHDDHGHDHDDHGHEHDDHGHDHDDHGHEHDDHGHDHDDHHHHHGDEDPHVWLDPILSIQLAENVKNALVQLMPEQQEFFEANFKDVKAELEAIDVEFRTMVEEVENNTFIVSHAGFGYWAERYGLYQIGIAGLSPTNEPTQKQLQDIIHLAEENGIQHILFEQNITPKVAEVVQDEIGAEALYIHNLEALVQQDIDNNEDYFSLMRKNIESLRIALQ; the protein is encoded by the coding sequence ATGAAAATTAAAGCAAGTCTTTTTGCCATTATGCTTGTACTTTCAACATTTTTAGCAGCATGTGGTGGTCAAGAAGAAGTACAAGAAGACACAAGTGCACATGAAATAGAGGAGGTAGAGGCGCTAGAGTTATTTACCACAATCTTTCCATTAGAAGATTTTGCAAACAAAATTGGTGGGGAATTTGTTAATGTAACGAATCTTGTTCCCGTTGGAGCAGATGCACATACGTTTGAACCAACTGCGAGAGAAATGATAGAAGTAGCAGAAGGGGATATATTCATTTACAATGGTGCTGGAATGGAAGGTTTTGCAGATGCTCTAATTGAAACCATTTCCAATGAAGATGTCCTTATAGTTAAAGCCACAGAAGGAATCGAGTTAATTGACTACGACCATGACCATGGACATGACCACGACGACCATGGACACGAGCATGACGACCACGGACATGACCACGATGACCATGGACACGAGCATGACGACCACGGTCATGACCACGATGATCATGGACACGAGCATGACGACCACGGACATGATCACGATGATCATGGACACGAGCATGACGACCACGGACATGATCACGATGATCATGGACACGAGCATGACGACCACGGACATGATCACGATGATCATGGACACGAGCATGACGACCACGGACATGATCACGATGATCATGGACACGAGCATGACGACCACGGACATGATCACGATGACCATCACCATCATCATGGCGACGAGGATCCACATGTTTGGTTAGACCCTATTCTATCTATTCAATTAGCGGAAAACGTTAAGAATGCTTTAGTGCAGTTAATGCCTGAACAGCAGGAGTTCTTTGAAGCTAATTTTAAAGATGTAAAAGCTGAGCTTGAAGCAATCGATGTGGAGTTCCGTACAATGGTTGAAGAAGTAGAAAATAATACATTTATTGTTTCTCATGCAGGCTTTGGTTATTGGGCTGAACGTTATGGGTTGTATCAAATTGGAATTGCTGGATTATCACCAACAAATGAGCCAACACAAAAGCAATTGCAAGATATCATACATTTAGCTGAAGAAAATGGGATACAACATATTTTATTTGAGCAAAACATAACTCCAAAGGTGGCGGAAGTTGTTCAAGACGAAATTGGAGCAGAAGCATTGTATATTCATAATTTAGAGGCATTGGTACAACAAGACATTGATAATAATGAAGATTATTTCAGTTTAATGAGAAAGAATATCGAATCATTACGTATTGCTCTACAATAA
- a CDS encoding BrxA/BrxB family bacilliredoxin: MQFNFFNDVVEQARQDMQNAGYKELKTVEDVEQTLEGEGTTLVMINSVCGCAGGIARPAAAYMVNYEVKPDQFVTVFAGQDKEATEKARTYFEGYPPSSPSFALLKDGKIQMMVQRHEIEGHEPIQVVQKLEEAFDTHCSS; encoded by the coding sequence ATGCAATTTAATTTTTTTAATGATGTGGTAGAACAAGCAAGACAGGATATGCAAAATGCTGGCTACAAAGAGTTAAAAACAGTGGAAGATGTAGAACAAACACTAGAGGGAGAAGGTACGACGTTAGTCATGATAAATTCTGTTTGTGGATGTGCTGGTGGAATTGCTCGTCCTGCAGCTGCGTACATGGTGAATTATGAAGTGAAGCCAGATCAATTTGTTACTGTTTTTGCTGGACAAGATAAAGAAGCGACAGAGAAGGCTCGTACTTATTTTGAAGGATATCCACCGTCTTCACCATCTTTTGCTTTGTTGAAGGATGGCAAGATTCAAATGATGGTGCAACGACATGAAATTGAAGGACATGAGCCAATTCAAGTTGTACAGAAGCTAGAGGAAGCTTTTGACACGCATTGTTCTTCCTAA
- a CDS encoding dihydrolipoamide acetyltransferase family protein, with protein sequence MATEITMPQLGESVTEGTITKWLVKPGDKVNKYDPIAEVMTDKVNAEVPSSYTGTIKELLTEEDETVEVGRVICTIEVEGGAVEEKSAPSSEASPPAQKSDVQPDNSEKARYSPAVLRLAQENDIDLTQVNGSGKGGRITRKDLLKIINSGEIPVAPSTPITKQTESVEGQSQPTASPKVEKAPNQQAIDIPVSVGDTEIPVSGVRKAIAANMVKSKHEAPHAWMMIEVDVTNLVNYRNSIKNEFKAREGYNLTFLPFFLKATVEALKEYPQMNSMWAGDKIIQKKDINMSVAVATDDALFVPVIKHADEKNIKGIAREINDIAAKVRTGKISSKEMQGGTFTINNTGSFGSILSTPIINHPQAAILSIESIVKRPVVLENDAIGIRSMVNLCLSLDHRVLDGLVCGKFLAKVKEKLESISNENTSVY encoded by the coding sequence ATGGCAACAGAAATTACAATGCCCCAGCTTGGTGAAAGTGTCACAGAAGGTACGATTACGAAGTGGCTAGTGAAACCAGGCGATAAAGTAAATAAATACGATCCAATAGCAGAAGTAATGACTGACAAAGTAAATGCTGAGGTACCTTCCTCTTATACAGGGACAATTAAAGAACTACTAACTGAGGAAGATGAAACAGTAGAAGTTGGTAGGGTCATTTGTACGATTGAAGTAGAAGGTGGGGCAGTCGAGGAAAAATCAGCTCCTTCTAGTGAAGCAAGTCCACCTGCACAGAAGAGTGACGTACAGCCGGATAACTCAGAGAAGGCTCGTTACTCTCCAGCTGTTTTACGTTTAGCACAAGAAAATGATATTGACCTTACTCAAGTAAATGGTTCTGGTAAAGGTGGAAGAATCACTAGAAAGGATTTATTAAAAATCATTAATAGTGGTGAAATACCTGTAGCACCAAGCACTCCTATTACAAAACAGACAGAGTCAGTTGAAGGGCAATCACAACCAACAGCATCACCCAAAGTAGAAAAAGCTCCTAATCAGCAGGCAATAGATATCCCTGTAAGTGTAGGTGATACAGAAATACCTGTATCAGGTGTGCGTAAAGCAATTGCTGCTAATATGGTGAAAAGTAAACATGAGGCTCCACATGCATGGATGATGATTGAAGTGGATGTAACAAACCTTGTGAACTATCGTAATAGTATTAAGAACGAATTTAAAGCCCGTGAAGGGTATAATTTAACGTTCTTACCGTTCTTCCTTAAAGCAACGGTTGAAGCGCTAAAAGAATACCCTCAAATGAATTCTATGTGGGCAGGAGATAAGATTATTCAAAAGAAAGACATCAATATGTCTGTTGCCGTAGCAACTGATGATGCCCTATTTGTACCTGTGATTAAACATGCAGATGAAAAAAATATCAAAGGAATTGCTCGAGAAATAAACGATATTGCTGCAAAAGTTCGTACTGGTAAAATTTCTAGCAAAGAGATGCAAGGTGGAACGTTTACGATTAATAATACAGGTTCGTTTGGATCAATATTATCAACGCCAATTATCAACCATCCACAAGCAGCTATTTTATCGATTGAATCCATCGTGAAACGCCCTGTCGTTTTAGAAAATGACGCAATCGGAATCCGTAGCATGGTAAATCTATGCTTATCACTAGACCACCGAGTATTAGATGGATTAGTGTGTGGAAAGTTCCTAGCAAAAGTAAAAGAAAAACTTGAATCTATTTCTAACGAAAATACATCAGTTTATTAA
- a CDS encoding DctP family TRAP transporter solute-binding subunit, with product MKGFIAILSFLFIGIITAFYIGFGFDVKTTPQAVDKEIEGLNEKYVLRFSHVVADNTPKGLAASLFAQLVKEKTDGWVDIQIFSNGVLFNAQEEFDALKRNEVHLIAPAFSEIAVHNANWFVMDLPFLFRDEKEVKEAFDGEIGQLLFESIGRQGYKGIAYWENSFKHITNNIRPIRSTEDLSEVTVRVMPSDALMDTYRTIGARPRVYAFNEVYEALSDGRVDGTENTPSNIYSKGLYQQQKYMTISNHNYLGYAVLMNEHLWERLPVEHQSSIMEAMEEVNDWLRVYAIDHNEERLNRIKNTGLIEINELAQVEKEHWRNQLESVYDKYSELIHPDIMEQVYKLHGKKSE from the coding sequence ATGAAAGGGTTTATTGCAATTTTATCATTTTTATTTATTGGAATTATTACTGCCTTTTATATCGGCTTTGGTTTTGATGTAAAAACAACACCACAAGCAGTAGATAAAGAAATTGAAGGTCTTAATGAAAAATATGTACTACGCTTTAGTCATGTAGTAGCTGATAATACACCTAAAGGATTAGCAGCTTCGTTATTTGCGCAGCTTGTTAAAGAAAAAACTGATGGCTGGGTTGATATTCAAATTTTTTCAAATGGGGTTCTCTTTAATGCTCAAGAGGAATTTGATGCGTTAAAGAGAAATGAAGTTCACTTGATTGCTCCTGCCTTTTCAGAAATTGCAGTTCATAATGCAAACTGGTTTGTCATGGATTTACCTTTTTTGTTTCGGGATGAAAAAGAGGTAAAGGAAGCGTTTGATGGTGAAATAGGCCAGCTTCTGTTTGAGAGCATAGGTAGACAAGGATATAAGGGGATCGCATACTGGGAAAATAGTTTTAAACATATTACAAATAATATTCGACCGATTCGCTCAACTGAGGATTTGTCAGAAGTAACAGTGCGTGTGATGCCTAGTGATGCACTAATGGATACATATCGAACAATAGGTGCTCGCCCACGTGTATACGCATTTAATGAAGTTTATGAAGCATTAAGTGATGGTAGAGTGGATGGTACTGAAAATACCCCATCAAATATTTATTCAAAGGGCCTCTACCAACAACAAAAATATATGACCATTAGCAATCATAATTACTTAGGTTATGCGGTATTAATGAATGAACACCTCTGGGAAAGACTTCCTGTCGAGCATCAAAGTAGCATTATGGAGGCAATGGAAGAAGTGAATGACTGGCTTCGAGTATACGCGATAGACCATAATGAAGAAAGGTTAAACAGAATAAAAAATACAGGACTGATAGAAATTAATGAACTAGCTCAAGTAGAAAAGGAACATTGGCGTAATCAGCTAGAATCAGTATACGATAAATACTCTGAGTTAATTCATCCAGATATTATGGAACAAGTATATAAATTGCATGGGAAAAAGAGTGAATAA
- a CDS encoding response regulator — protein MTKAKVNVLLIEDDPMVQQVNKMFIEKVEGFTVKGVASTGTEGIKKVQSLKPDLVLLDVFMPEQNGLEVLKHLRSELIDVDIIAVTAANDTQTVKTLLRLGVVDYIVKPFTFERLEKALKQYKDVYRQLDKAGEVSQAKLDELRTQKEETNKVQHQLPKGLHAQTLNQITEYLQQIQTGKSAEEIGTAVGLARVTVRRYLNYLESVGKVEMELTYGTIGRPIQMYRMKE, from the coding sequence ATGACAAAGGCTAAAGTAAATGTGCTGCTAATTGAAGACGATCCGATGGTTCAACAAGTAAATAAGATGTTTATTGAAAAAGTTGAAGGCTTTACTGTTAAAGGTGTTGCATCAACAGGAACTGAAGGGATAAAAAAGGTGCAGAGCCTTAAGCCTGATCTCGTACTTCTTGATGTTTTTATGCCGGAGCAAAATGGACTAGAGGTGTTAAAGCACCTTCGTAGTGAATTAATAGATGTGGATATTATTGCAGTTACAGCTGCAAATGATACGCAGACAGTTAAGACGTTATTACGCTTAGGTGTAGTCGATTATATTGTAAAACCATTTACTTTTGAAAGATTAGAGAAGGCATTAAAGCAATATAAAGACGTCTATCGCCAATTAGATAAAGCAGGTGAAGTATCTCAAGCGAAATTAGATGAGCTTAGAACACAAAAGGAAGAGACAAATAAAGTTCAACACCAATTGCCGAAAGGATTACATGCACAAACATTAAATCAAATTACTGAGTACTTACAACAAATACAAACGGGAAAATCAGCAGAAGAAATTGGCACAGCGGTAGGACTAGCACGGGTAACAGTTAGACGGTATTTAAATTATTTGGAATCAGTTGGAAAAGTAGAAATGGAACTAACGTATGGGACAATTGGTAGACCAATACAAATGTATCGAATGAAAGAATAA